The Vicia villosa cultivar HV-30 ecotype Madison, WI linkage group LG1, Vvil1.0, whole genome shotgun sequence genome includes a region encoding these proteins:
- the LOC131619199 gene encoding LOB domain-containing protein 29-like — protein MAGSSSVSGSPCGACKFLRRKCIRGCVFAPYFSHEQGATHFAAIHKVFGASNVSKLLAQLPISDRCEAAVTISYEAQARLQDPIYGCVSHIFALQQQVVNLQTQLAYLKEQAAQTSFNNSSTNENPNEKSTPHTLPQDLQSLFQVENSNNYYQHGQEFLTNNMSNISLTTQHYGNNNHMDLNPMRNYEENSSSFSSFEESTSNSISYDMQTNRRTWGFDEVEDLHSVAFRYS, from the exons atggcTGGTTCTAGTTCTGTTTCTGGTTCTCCTTGTGGAGCCTGCAAATTCTTGAGAAGAAAATGTATTAGAGGTTGTGTTTTTGCACCTTATTTTAGTCATGAACAAGGTGCTACACATTTTGCAGCCATTCATAAGGTTTTTGGTGCAAGCAATGTCTCAAAGCTTCTTGCTCAACTTCCTATAAGCGATCGATGTGAAGCCGCGGTTACAATCTCTTATGAAGCTCAAGCTAGACTTCAAGATCCTATTTATGGATGTGTCTCTCATATCTTTGCCCTCCAACAACAG GTGGTTAATTTACAAACACAACTTGCTTATCTCAAAGAGCAAGCAGCACAGACTAGTTTCAACAATTCATCTACCAATGAAAACCCTAATGAAAAGTCAACACCTCATACTCTTCCTCAAGATCTTCAAAGTTTGTTCCAAGTTGAAAACTCCAATAATTACTACCAGCATGGACAAGAATTCCTTACTAATAACATGTCTAATATTTCACTAACAACACAACATTATGGTAACAATAACCACATGGATCTAAACCCTATGAGGAACTATGAAGAAAACAGTTCATCATTTTCTAGCTTTGAGGAGAGTACTTCTAATTCCATATCTTATGACATGCAAACAAATAGGAGGACATGGGGTTTTGATGAAGTTGAAGACCTGCATTCAGTGGCTTTTCGATATAGTTGA